A genomic stretch from Mycobacterium malmoense includes:
- a CDS encoding DegV family protein has translation MAVVVVTDAASRLPADLLEKWAIRVVPLHILLDGRDLRDGVDDIPDDIYRLHATTAAATPAELADAYQQALADSGGDGVVAVHISSALSGTYGVAERTAADLDPNVRVIDSRSAAMGAGFVALAAARAAAAGGDLDAVAGAATAAVPRSHAFMVVHRLDNLRRSGRIGGAKAWLGTALALKPLLRIDDGKLVLAQRVRTVSNATAAMIDRVCGVVGAGPAALAVHHVANPDGADEVAAALARRLPACEPAIVTPLGPVLALHVGAGAVAVCLELPET, from the coding sequence GTGGCCGTCGTGGTGGTGACCGACGCGGCGTCGCGCCTGCCGGCCGATCTGCTCGAAAAGTGGGCGATACGCGTCGTTCCGCTGCACATCTTGCTCGACGGCCGCGACCTGCGCGACGGCGTGGACGACATCCCCGACGACATCTACCGGCTGCACGCCACGACCGCGGCGGCCACCCCGGCCGAACTGGCCGACGCCTACCAGCAGGCGCTGGCCGACAGCGGCGGCGACGGCGTGGTGGCAGTGCACATTTCGTCGGCGCTGTCGGGAACCTACGGCGTCGCCGAGCGGACCGCGGCCGACCTGGACCCGAACGTGCGGGTGATCGACTCGCGGTCGGCCGCGATGGGCGCCGGATTCGTCGCGCTGGCCGCCGCGCGGGCCGCGGCCGCGGGCGGCGACCTGGACGCCGTCGCGGGCGCCGCGACCGCGGCCGTGCCGCGCAGCCACGCGTTCATGGTGGTGCATCGGCTGGACAACCTGCGCCGCAGCGGCCGGATCGGCGGGGCCAAGGCGTGGCTGGGCACCGCGCTGGCGCTCAAGCCGCTGCTGCGCATCGACGACGGCAAACTCGTTCTGGCCCAACGGGTCCGCACCGTCAGCAATGCCACGGCGGCGATGATCGACCGGGTTTGCGGGGTCGTCGGCGCCGGCCCCGCCGCCCTGGCGGTGCATCACGTCGCCAACCCGGACGGCGCCGACGAGGTGGCGGCCGCGCTGGCGCGGCGGCTACCGGCGTGCGAGCCGGCGATCGTCACCCCGTTGGGCCCGGTGCTCGCGCTGCATGTCGGCGCCGGGGCGGTCGCGGTCTGCCTGGAACTGCCAGAAACCTAG
- the octT gene encoding diglucosylglycerate octanoyltransferase, whose translation MSSEPRSRPTLLVFADSLAYYGPTGGLPADDPRIWPNIVASQLDWDLELIGRIGWTCRDVWWAATQDPRAWAALPRAGAVIFATGGMDSLPSVLPTALRELIRYARPPWLRRWVRDGYAWLQPRLSPVARSALPPHLSAEYLEQTRGAIDFNRPGIPIVASLPSVHIAQTYGRAHHGRPGTAAAIMEWAQHHDIPLVDLKAAVAEHITSGRGNPDGIHWNFEAHQAVAELMLKALAEAGVPSNPTEKPRG comes from the coding sequence ATGTCCTCTGAGCCGCGGAGCAGGCCCACGCTGCTCGTGTTCGCCGACTCGCTGGCCTATTACGGTCCCACCGGCGGATTGCCCGCCGACGATCCGCGTATCTGGCCCAACATTGTTGCCTCACAACTAGATTGGGATCTGGAACTGATCGGCCGCATCGGCTGGACCTGCCGGGACGTCTGGTGGGCGGCAACCCAGGACCCGCGGGCCTGGGCGGCGCTGCCCAGGGCGGGTGCGGTGATCTTTGCGACCGGCGGGATGGATTCGCTGCCGTCGGTGTTGCCGACCGCGTTGCGCGAGCTGATCCGCTATGCACGGCCACCGTGGCTGCGGCGCTGGGTGCGCGACGGCTACGCCTGGTTGCAGCCCAGGCTCTCGCCGGTGGCCAGGTCCGCGTTGCCGCCGCACCTGAGCGCCGAATACCTCGAACAGACCCGCGGCGCAATCGATTTCAACCGCCCCGGCATCCCGATCGTGGCGTCGCTGCCGTCGGTGCACATCGCCCAGACATACGGCCGGGCGCACCACGGCCGCCCGGGGACCGCGGCGGCGATCATGGAATGGGCGCAGCACCATGACATTCCCCTGGTGGACCTCAAAGCCGCTGTGGCCGAACACATCACGAGCGGGCGTGGCAACCCCGACGGCATTCACTGGAATTTCGAAGCCCACCAGGCGGTCGCGGAGCTGATGCTCAAGGCCCTGGCCGAAGCCGGGGTTCCGAGCAATCCAACCGAGAAACCACGCGGGTAG
- the gpgP gene encoding glucosyl-3-phosphoglycerate phosphatase produces MRIRRLVMLRHGQTDFNLGSRMQGQLDTELSELGRAQAVAAAEVLGKMQPLLIVSSDLRRAYDTAIKLGERTGLEVRLDDRLRETHLGDWQGLTHGQIDTEVPGARLAWREDATWAPHGGESRVDVAARSLPLIAELISGEPEWGSKWDGVGEPGRPVVLVAHGGLIAALSAALLKLPVANWPVLGGMGNASWVQLSGHSDDSGDGGAGREGLAGIRWRLDVWNASAQVSNDVL; encoded by the coding sequence ATGAGAATCCGCCGGCTGGTGATGTTGCGGCACGGGCAAACCGATTTCAACCTCGGCAGCCGGATGCAGGGGCAGCTGGACACCGAGCTCAGCGAACTGGGCCGCGCGCAGGCGGTCGCCGCCGCCGAGGTGCTGGGCAAGATGCAGCCCCTGTTGATCGTTTCGTCGGACCTGCGGCGCGCCTACGACACGGCGATCAAGCTGGGGGAGCGGACCGGGCTCGAGGTCCGGCTGGACGACCGGTTGCGGGAGACGCATCTCGGCGATTGGCAGGGCCTGACGCACGGCCAGATCGACACCGAGGTGCCGGGCGCGCGGCTGGCGTGGCGCGAAGACGCGACGTGGGCGCCGCACGGCGGGGAAAGCAGGGTCGACGTGGCCGCCCGCAGCCTGCCGTTGATCGCCGAACTGATATCCGGTGAGCCGGAATGGGGCTCGAAATGGGATGGCGTCGGCGAACCGGGCCGGCCGGTGGTGCTGGTGGCCCACGGCGGCCTGATCGCCGCGCTGTCGGCCGCGCTGCTGAAGCTTCCGGTCGCCAACTGGCCGGTCCTGGGCGGCATGGGCAACGCCAGTTGGGTGCAGCTCTCCGGCCACTCGGACGATTCCGGCGATGGAGGCGCCGGCCGGGAGGGCCTGGCCGGCATCCGCTGGCGTCTCGATGTGTGGAACGCGTCGGCGCAGGTGTCCAACGATGTCCTCTGA
- the rsfS gene encoding ribosome silencing factor, producing MTATQEAIDMATVAASAAAAKLADDVTVIDVSGQLVITDCFVIASASNERQVNAIVDEVEEKMRKAGYRPARREGAREGRWTLLDYRDIVVHVQHQDERNFYALDRLWGDCPVVPVDVAEKPAGTQ from the coding sequence ATGACCGCCACCCAGGAAGCCATCGACATGGCGACCGTGGCCGCCAGCGCGGCCGCCGCCAAGCTCGCCGACGATGTCACCGTCATCGACGTCTCCGGGCAGCTGGTCATCACCGACTGCTTCGTCATCGCTTCGGCGTCCAACGAGCGGCAGGTCAACGCCATCGTCGACGAGGTCGAGGAGAAAATGCGCAAGGCGGGCTACCGGCCGGCGCGCCGCGAGGGCGCCCGGGAAGGGCGGTGGACGCTGCTGGACTACCGCGACATCGTCGTGCACGTCCAGCATCAGGACGAGCGCAACTTCTACGCCCTGGACCGGCTGTGGGGTGACTGCCCGGTGGTGCCCGTGGACGTGGCCGAAAAGCCGGCGGGCACGCAATGA
- the nadD gene encoding nicotinate-nucleotide adenylyltransferase, with the protein MQKQLRRLGVMGGTFDPIHYGHLVAASEVADLFDLDEVVFVPSGQPWQKSRHVSAAEDRYLMTVIATASNPRFSVSRVDIDRAGPTYTRDTLRDLHALNPDSELYFITGADALASILSWHGWEELFDLARFVGVSRPGYELDHEHITGALGELAEEALTLVEIPALAISSTDCRRRAEQRRPLWYLMPDGVVQYVSKRRLYRAAEGADAPNRPSLAAGKDT; encoded by the coding sequence GTGCAAAAGCAGCTTCGCAGGCTGGGCGTGATGGGTGGGACATTCGACCCCATCCACTACGGCCACCTGGTCGCCGCCAGTGAGGTCGCCGACCTGTTCGACCTCGACGAAGTGGTGTTCGTGCCCAGCGGCCAGCCCTGGCAAAAGAGCCGCCACGTCTCGGCCGCCGAGGACCGGTATCTGATGACGGTGATCGCCACCGCGTCCAACCCGCGCTTCTCGGTGAGCCGGGTCGACATCGACCGCGCCGGCCCCACCTACACCAGGGACACGCTGCGGGACCTGCACGCCCTCAACCCCGACTCCGAGCTGTACTTCATCACCGGCGCCGACGCGCTGGCTTCCATCCTGTCGTGGCACGGCTGGGAAGAGCTTTTCGACTTGGCTCGCTTCGTCGGCGTCAGCCGGCCCGGCTACGAGCTGGACCACGAGCACATCACCGGCGCCCTGGGTGAGCTGGCCGAGGAAGCACTGACCCTCGTCGAGATCCCGGCGCTGGCGATCTCGTCGACCGACTGCCGGCGACGCGCCGAGCAGCGCCGGCCGCTGTGGTACCTGATGCCCGACGGCGTCGTGCAGTACGTCTCCAAGCGCCGGCTCTACCGCGCCGCCGAAGGGGCCGATGCCCCCAACCGGCCGAGCCTGGCCGCGGGGAAGGACACATGA
- a CDS encoding vWA domain-containing protein: protein MAARRIRPARPLAPHGLPGHLVGFVEALRGAGISVGPSETVDAGRVMATLGLGDREVLREGIACAVLRRPDHRETYDAMFDLWFPAALGARAVVSDDEAASGDSLPDDDVEAMRRMLLDLLTENPDLADMDERLVAMIARIVEAYGKYSSSRGPSFSSYQALKAMALDELEGKLLAGLLAPYGDEPTPTQEQIAKALAAQKITQLRKMVDAETKRRTAEQLGRDHVQMYGIPQLSENVEFLRASGEQLRQMRRVVAPLARTLATRLAARRRRSRAGVIDLRKTLRKSMSTGGVPIDVVLAKPRPARPELVVLCDVSGSVAGFSHFTLLLVHALRQQFSRVRVFAFIDTTDEVTHMFGPEADLAVAIQRITREAGVYSRDGHSDYGNAFASFTQAFPNVLSPRSSLLVLGDGRTNYRNPQTELLAHMVTASRHAHWLNPEPKHLWGSGDSAVPRYQEVITMHECRSAKQLAAVIDQLLPV, encoded by the coding sequence ATGGCCGCCCGCCGCATTCGTCCCGCCCGCCCGCTGGCCCCGCACGGGCTGCCCGGCCACCTGGTGGGGTTCGTGGAAGCCCTTCGCGGGGCAGGGATTTCGGTGGGCCCGTCGGAAACGGTGGACGCCGGCCGGGTGATGGCCACCCTCGGCCTGGGCGATCGTGAGGTGCTGCGCGAGGGCATCGCCTGCGCCGTGCTGCGCCGGCCCGATCACCGCGAGACCTACGACGCCATGTTCGACCTATGGTTCCCGGCGGCGCTGGGCGCGCGGGCGGTCGTCTCGGATGACGAGGCCGCCTCCGGTGACTCCTTGCCGGACGACGACGTCGAGGCGATGCGCCGGATGCTGCTGGACCTGCTCACCGAAAACCCGGACCTCGCCGACATGGACGAGCGGCTGGTCGCGATGATCGCGCGGATCGTGGAGGCCTACGGCAAATACAGTTCCAGCCGCGGCCCGTCGTTCTCGTCGTATCAGGCGCTCAAGGCGATGGCCCTGGACGAACTGGAGGGCAAGCTGCTGGCGGGGCTGCTCGCCCCGTATGGCGACGAGCCCACGCCCACCCAGGAGCAGATCGCCAAAGCGCTTGCCGCGCAGAAGATCACACAGTTACGCAAGATGGTTGACGCCGAGACCAAGCGGCGCACCGCCGAGCAGCTCGGCCGCGATCACGTCCAGATGTACGGCATCCCACAGCTTTCCGAGAACGTCGAGTTCCTGCGGGCCTCCGGTGAACAGCTGCGCCAGATGCGACGGGTCGTGGCGCCACTGGCCCGCACCCTGGCGACCAGGCTGGCGGCCCGGCGGCGACGCTCCCGCGCCGGCGTGATCGATCTGCGCAAGACGCTGCGCAAGTCGATGTCGACCGGCGGGGTGCCGATCGACGTGGTGCTGGCCAAACCCCGCCCGGCGCGGCCGGAATTGGTGGTGCTGTGCGACGTGTCGGGCTCGGTCGCCGGGTTCAGCCACTTCACGCTGCTGCTGGTACACGCCCTGCGTCAACAGTTTTCGCGCGTCCGCGTGTTCGCCTTCATCGACACCACCGACGAGGTGACCCACATGTTCGGGCCCGAGGCCGACCTGGCCGTCGCGATCCAGCGGATTACCCGGGAGGCCGGCGTCTACAGCCGCGACGGCCATTCCGACTACGGCAACGCGTTTGCCTCGTTCACGCAGGCGTTCCCCAATGTGCTGTCGCCGCGCAGCTCGCTGCTGGTGCTCGGGGATGGGCGCACCAACTACCGCAACCCGCAGACCGAGCTGCTGGCCCACATGGTGACGGCCAGCCGGCACGCGCACTGGCTCAACCCCGAGCCCAAACACCTTTGGGGCAGCGGCGATTCGGCGGTGCCGCGCTACCAAGAGGTGATCACCATGCACGAATGCCGGTCCGCCAAGCAGCTGGCCGCGGTGATCGATCAGCTGCTGCCGGTGTAG
- a CDS encoding AAA family ATPase, with translation MSVPARPMPLFADIDDVSRRLAETGYLPDTATATAVFLADRLGKPLLVEGPAGVGKTELARAVAQATGSGLVRLQCYEGVDEARALYEWNHAKQILRIQAGSGDWEATKTDVFSEEFLLSRPLLTAIRRTEPTVLLIDETDKADIEIEGLLLEVLSDFAVTVPELGTLTAERAPFVLLTSNATRELSEALKRRCLFLHIDFPSPDLERRILLSRVPELPAHLAEELVRIIGVLRGMQLKKAPSIAETIDWGRTLLALGLDTIDDAVVAATLGVVLKHQSDQQRAAGELRLN, from the coding sequence GTGAGCGTGCCCGCCCGGCCCATGCCGCTGTTCGCCGACATCGACGACGTCTCCCGACGGCTGGCCGAGACGGGTTACCTGCCGGACACCGCCACCGCGACGGCGGTGTTTTTGGCCGACCGGCTCGGCAAGCCGCTGCTGGTGGAGGGCCCGGCCGGCGTCGGCAAGACCGAGCTGGCCCGCGCCGTCGCCCAGGCCACCGGATCCGGACTGGTCCGGCTGCAGTGCTACGAGGGGGTCGACGAGGCGCGCGCGCTGTACGAGTGGAACCACGCCAAGCAGATCCTGCGCATCCAGGCCGGCTCCGGCGACTGGGAAGCGACCAAAACCGATGTGTTCAGCGAGGAGTTCCTGCTGTCCCGTCCGCTGCTGACCGCCATCCGGCGCACCGAGCCGACGGTGCTGCTGATCGACGAGACCGACAAGGCCGACATCGAAATCGAGGGCCTGCTGCTGGAGGTGCTGTCCGACTTCGCGGTGACCGTCCCCGAACTCGGCACGCTCACCGCCGAACGGGCGCCGTTCGTGTTGTTGACCTCCAACGCCACCCGCGAGCTGTCCGAGGCGCTCAAGCGTCGCTGCCTGTTCCTGCACATCGACTTTCCCAGCCCCGACCTGGAACGCCGCATCCTGTTGTCCCGGGTCCCCGAGCTGCCCGCACACCTCGCCGAGGAGCTGGTGCGCATCATCGGCGTGCTGCGCGGGATGCAGCTCAAGAAGGCGCCGTCCATCGCCGAGACCATCGACTGGGGCCGCACGCTGCTCGCGCTGGGCTTGGACACCATCGACGACGCGGTCGTTGCGGCCACGCTCGGCGTGGTCCTCAAGCACCAATCCGACCAGCAGCGCGCGGCCGGGGAACTCAGGCTCAACTGA
- a CDS encoding glutamate-5-semialdehyde dehydrogenase, which produces MSLQAPSRPDSRREVHNAARRSRVAARALALLPTVAKDAALQSAAEAIVAGAGRILAANAEDLEAARAAGTPTAMLDRLALDPKRVDGIAAGLRQVAGLPDPVGEVLRGYTLPNGLHLRQQRVPFGVIGMIYEGRPNVTVDAFGLALKSGNAVLLRGSSSAAKSNQALVDVLRASLVAEDLPADAVQLLSAADRSTVTHLIQARGLVDVVIPRGGASLIDAVVRDAQVPTIETGVGNCHVYVHEGADLDVAERILLNSKTRRPSVCNAAETLLVDAAIAERAMPRLVAALQDAGVTVHLDAGEDDLRREYLSLDIAVAVVDGVDAAIAHINEYGTGHTEAIVTTNMAAAQRFTDGVDAAAVMVNASTAFTDGEQFGFGAEIGISTQKLHARGPMGLPELTSTKWIAWGDGQIRPA; this is translated from the coding sequence ATGAGTCTGCAAGCACCATCGCGTCCCGACTCGCGCCGTGAGGTCCACAATGCGGCACGCCGGTCCCGGGTCGCCGCCCGCGCGCTGGCGTTGTTGCCGACGGTCGCCAAGGACGCCGCGCTGCAGTCCGCGGCGGAGGCGATAGTCGCCGGCGCCGGGAGGATCCTGGCGGCCAACGCCGAAGACCTCGAGGCCGCCCGCGCCGCCGGCACACCGACCGCGATGCTGGACCGGTTGGCGTTGGACCCCAAGCGCGTCGACGGAATCGCCGCCGGTCTGCGGCAGGTCGCCGGGCTGCCGGACCCGGTCGGGGAGGTGCTGCGCGGCTACACCCTGCCCAATGGGCTGCATCTGCGCCAGCAGCGGGTTCCGTTCGGCGTGATCGGAATGATCTACGAGGGACGGCCCAACGTCACCGTCGACGCCTTCGGTTTGGCGCTCAAGTCCGGCAACGCCGTGCTGCTGCGGGGGAGTTCTTCGGCGGCGAAGTCCAACCAGGCGCTCGTCGACGTGTTGCGCGCTTCGCTGGTCGCCGAGGACTTGCCGGCCGACGCGGTCCAGCTGCTGTCGGCCGCCGACCGGTCCACGGTAACCCACCTGATCCAGGCCCGCGGCCTGGTCGACGTGGTGATCCCCCGCGGGGGAGCGAGCCTGATCGACGCGGTGGTCCGCGACGCGCAGGTGCCCACCATCGAGACCGGTGTCGGCAACTGCCACGTCTACGTGCACGAAGGCGCCGACCTGGACGTGGCCGAACGGATCCTGTTGAACTCCAAGACCCGTCGGCCCAGCGTCTGCAACGCCGCCGAGACGCTGCTGGTCGACGCGGCGATCGCCGAACGGGCCATGCCCCGGCTGGTGGCCGCCCTGCAAGACGCCGGGGTGACCGTGCATCTCGACGCGGGCGAGGACGACCTGCGCCGCGAATACCTGTCGCTGGACATCGCGGTGGCGGTCGTCGACGGCGTCGACGCCGCGATCGCCCACATCAACGAATACGGCACCGGGCACACCGAGGCCATCGTCACCACGAACATGGCTGCGGCACAACGATTTACGGACGGAGTCGACGCCGCGGCGGTGATGGTCAACGCGTCGACGGCGTTCACCGACGGTGAGCAGTTCGGTTTCGGTGCCGAGATCGGCATCTCGACGCAGAAGCTGCATGCCCGCGGCCCGATGGGGCTGCCGGAACTGACCTCGACCAAGTGGATCGCCTGGGGAGACGGGCAGATCCGTCCGGCCTGA
- a CDS encoding mechanosensitive ion channel domain-containing protein, which translates to MNAWHASWFYWAVGIAVGFPVGVIVLTELQHTLARRNSRLARQVSLLRNYLLPLGTLLLLLVKASQIPAGDIPVRILTTVFGFLVLVLLLSGLNATVFEGAPEESWRKRLPGIFLDVARFALIGVGLVLILSYIWGVRVGGLFTALGVTSVVIGLMLQNSVGQVVSGLFMLFEQPFRIDDWLDTGTARGRVVEVNWRAVHIDTGSGMRIIPNSMLATTSFTNLSRPPGTHKLAMTTTFSAADPPDRVCAVLTRVASALPQLKADSVPRSVPAGGAEYRTTVGLSSPADDGAARATFLRWIWYAARREGLHFDGSDDDYSTAERVEKALRTVVAPALRLSADEQRSLHSCARLIRYGAGEIVEYAGQVPTGMTFLVAGRVQLTASAEDGSVVPISTLVEGSFLGLTALTRQPNLASAYALEEVTALEIDREHLEHLVMRETLLLQNFGHILEERQSKVRLAVRGERVG; encoded by the coding sequence ATGAACGCGTGGCACGCATCCTGGTTCTACTGGGCTGTTGGCATCGCGGTCGGATTTCCGGTCGGCGTAATCGTTCTCACCGAGCTGCAGCACACGCTCGCGCGCAGGAATAGCCGGCTGGCCAGGCAGGTAAGCCTGCTGCGCAACTATCTGCTGCCGCTGGGCACGCTCCTGCTGCTGCTCGTCAAGGCCTCGCAGATCCCGGCCGGAGACATCCCGGTGCGCATCCTCACCACGGTGTTCGGCTTCCTGGTGCTGGTGCTGTTGCTGTCCGGGCTCAACGCCACGGTGTTCGAGGGCGCGCCCGAAGAGAGCTGGCGCAAACGGCTCCCCGGCATCTTCCTGGACGTCGCCCGCTTCGCGCTGATCGGCGTCGGCCTGGTGCTGATCCTGTCGTATATCTGGGGCGTCCGGGTCGGCGGCTTGTTCACCGCGCTGGGCGTTACGTCCGTCGTCATCGGCCTGATGTTGCAGAACTCCGTCGGCCAGGTCGTCTCGGGCTTGTTCATGCTGTTCGAGCAGCCCTTCCGGATCGATGACTGGCTGGACACGGGGACAGCGCGCGGACGCGTGGTCGAGGTGAACTGGCGGGCCGTGCACATCGACACCGGCAGCGGCATGCGGATCATCCCGAACTCGATGCTCGCCACGACGTCGTTCACCAACCTCAGTCGCCCGCCGGGCACACACAAATTGGCCATGACGACGACGTTTTCGGCCGCCGACCCACCGGATCGAGTGTGCGCGGTGTTGACGCGCGTCGCCAGCGCGCTGCCGCAGCTCAAGGCCGACAGCGTGCCCCGCTCGGTGCCCGCCGGCGGAGCCGAATACCGCACGACCGTCGGACTGAGCTCACCCGCCGACGACGGCGCCGCGCGGGCGACGTTTCTGCGCTGGATCTGGTACGCCGCACGGCGGGAAGGGCTGCACTTCGACGGCAGCGACGACGACTACTCGACCGCCGAGCGGGTGGAGAAGGCCTTGCGCACCGTGGTCGCGCCGGCATTGCGGCTGAGCGCCGACGAACAGCGGTCGCTGCATTCGTGTGCGCGGCTCATCCGATACGGGGCCGGCGAAATCGTGGAATACGCCGGGCAGGTGCCGACGGGGATGACGTTCCTGGTAGCCGGGCGTGTGCAGCTGACCGCGTCGGCCGAGGACGGATCGGTCGTGCCGATCAGCACGCTGGTCGAGGGCTCGTTTCTGGGGCTCACCGCGCTGACTCGGCAACCGAACCTCGCGAGCGCCTACGCGCTCGAGGAGGTCACCGCGTTGGAGATCGATCGGGAACACCTCGAGCATCTCGTGATGCGGGAAACGTTGCTGCTACAGAACTTTGGCCACATCCTCGAAGAGCGGCAAAGCAAGGTGCGGCTGGCCGTGCGCGGCGAGCGGGTGGGCTAA
- a CDS encoding adenylate/guanylate cyclase domain-containing protein, giving the protein MTSSELKDAEPAPETGPAQTTRKSTRRPLPRRRFRFGIQSKILVAMLLSSIVGVAVIGLIGALSGRSALRQVESERLIELRESQKRQVQALFREVTNSLDVYSGGFSVVEATAAFTNGFNQLANATITPAQQQALVNYYDNEMIKPIKQKTGDAIDLNAVLPSSNAQKYLQAYYTAPQRSATDSMPVEDAGDGSAWSAGNARFDFYMRGIVTRFEYRDALLLDMQGNIVYTVMKGPDLGTNILTGPYRESNLRDAYQKALRSNDLDFVWITDFQPYQPQLDAPTAWVVSPVGMNGKFDGVMALPVPISKINKIMTADKHWQAAGMGAATETYLAGPDDLMRSDSRLFLEDPQEYRREVINAGTPPDVAGRAIRLGGTTLVQSVPSAGLRAAQRGETGTVSATDYTGHKELEAYAPLTIANSDLHWSVLATRDDSDAFARLGQFSKTLVIAVTAMIFVICLASMLIAQAAMRPIRRLETGTRKISSGDYDINIPVRTRDEIGDLTAAFNEMSRNLAIKEELLNEQRNENNRLLLALMPESIVQRYREGEATIAQKHQDVAIIFADIVGLDEISNDLPGDELVGIVDELFRQFDSAAETLGVERIRTFHNGYLASCGVITPRLDSIHRSVEFAIEMRRIIDRFNSQTGHELGLRVGINTGTVISGLVGRSSLVYDMWGAAVSLAFQMHSGAAQPGIYVSSQVYDAMRDVWQFTPAGTISVGGTDQAIYRLSERS; this is encoded by the coding sequence TTGACATCGAGCGAGCTGAAAGACGCCGAGCCGGCACCTGAAACCGGCCCGGCTCAAACGACCCGCAAAAGCACGCGCCGGCCTCTGCCGCGGCGCCGTTTCCGGTTCGGCATCCAGTCCAAGATCCTGGTGGCGATGCTGCTTTCGAGCATCGTGGGCGTCGCGGTGATCGGCCTCATTGGGGCGTTATCCGGCCGCAGCGCGTTGCGGCAAGTCGAGTCCGAGCGGTTGATCGAGTTGCGTGAGTCGCAGAAGCGGCAGGTCCAGGCCCTGTTCAGGGAGGTGACGAACTCGCTGGACGTCTACAGCGGCGGATTCAGCGTCGTGGAGGCCACGGCGGCGTTCACCAACGGCTTTAACCAATTGGCCAACGCAACGATCACCCCCGCCCAGCAGCAGGCGCTCGTCAACTACTACGACAACGAGATGATCAAACCGATCAAACAAAAGACCGGTGACGCAATAGATCTCAACGCGGTTTTGCCGAGTTCCAACGCCCAGAAATACCTTCAGGCGTACTACACCGCGCCGCAGAGGTCGGCCACCGACTCCATGCCTGTCGAAGACGCCGGCGACGGCAGCGCATGGTCGGCGGGCAACGCCCGCTTCGACTTTTACATGCGCGGCATCGTCACCCGCTTCGAATATCGAGACGCGCTGCTGCTGGACATGCAGGGCAACATCGTCTACACCGTCATGAAAGGGCCCGACCTCGGAACCAACATCCTCACCGGCCCGTATCGCGAATCAAATCTGCGGGATGCATACCAAAAAGCCCTGCGCTCCAACGACCTGGACTTTGTCTGGATCACCGACTTCCAGCCGTATCAGCCGCAACTCGACGCCCCCACGGCGTGGGTGGTATCGCCGGTCGGCATGAACGGCAAATTCGACGGCGTAATGGCCCTGCCGGTGCCGATCTCGAAGATCAACAAGATCATGACCGCCGACAAACACTGGCAAGCCGCCGGTATGGGCGCCGCGACCGAGACGTATCTGGCGGGCCCCGACGATCTGATGCGTTCCGACTCAAGGCTTTTCCTGGAAGACCCCCAGGAATACCGGCGCGAGGTGATCAACGCCGGCACTCCGCCCGACGTCGCGGGCCGAGCGATCCGGTTGGGTGGCACGACACTGGTGCAGTCGGTTCCCAGCGCGGGTCTTCGCGCCGCCCAACGTGGGGAGACCGGAACCGTCAGCGCCACCGATTACACCGGCCATAAAGAACTGGAAGCCTACGCGCCGTTGACCATCGCTAACTCCGATCTGCACTGGTCTGTCCTTGCGACGCGCGACGACTCCGACGCCTTTGCGCGGCTGGGCCAGTTCAGCAAAACGCTCGTCATCGCGGTCACGGCGATGATTTTCGTCATCTGCCTGGCCTCGATGCTCATCGCCCAGGCGGCGATGCGGCCGATCCGCCGCCTCGAGACCGGCACCCGCAAGATCAGCTCCGGCGACTACGACATCAACATCCCGGTAAGGACACGCGACGAAATCGGCGATCTCACCGCGGCTTTCAACGAGATGAGCCGGAATCTCGCGATCAAGGAAGAACTGCTCAACGAACAGCGCAACGAGAACAATCGCCTCCTGCTGGCGCTCATGCCCGAGTCGATTGTTCAACGCTATCGCGAGGGTGAGGCGACCATCGCGCAGAAGCACCAGGACGTCGCGATAATCTTTGCCGACATCGTCGGGCTCGACGAGATTTCCAACGATCTGCCGGGCGACGAATTGGTGGGGATCGTCGACGAACTGTTCCGGCAGTTCGACTCGGCGGCCGAAACCCTTGGCGTCGAACGGATTCGCACCTTCCACAACGGATACCTCGCCAGTTGCGGGGTCATCACTCCGCGACTGGACAGCATTCACCGAAGCGTCGAGTTCGCCATCGAAATGCGCCGCATCATCGATCGGTTCAACAGCCAGACCGGTCACGAGCTGGGCCTTCGGGTCGGCATCAACACCGGCACCGTCATCAGCGGGCTGGTGGGCCGCTCGAGCCTCGTCTATGACATGTGGGGTGCCGCGGTAAGCCTGGCCTTCCAAATGCACAGCGGCGCAGCGCAGCCGGGCATCTACGTCAGCTCGCAGGTATACGACGCGATGCGGGACGTGTGGCAGTTCACGCCGGCCGGCACGATTTCGGTAGGCGGAACCGACCAGGCGATCTACCGGCTCTCGGAGCGATCATGA